One segment of Pangasianodon hypophthalmus isolate fPanHyp1 chromosome 10, fPanHyp1.pri, whole genome shotgun sequence DNA contains the following:
- the nkx2.2a gene encoding homeobox protein Nkx-2.2a, translating into MSLTNTKTGFSVKDILDLPDTNDEEGSITGTEEDTEGSESTKTPGVLVQSPIENVQNLPLKNPFYDNTDNPYTRWLATTDTIQYSLHGLSATSQDSSAKSPEPSADESPDNDKETSSSGSDSGKKRKRRVLFSKAQTYELERRFRQQRYLSAPEREHLASLIRLTPTQVKIWFQNHRYKMKRARAEKGMEVSHLPSPRRVAVPVLVRDGKPCHALKTQDLAATFQAGIPFSAYSAQSLQHMQYNAHYSAAATPHFPTAHLVQTQQWTW; encoded by the exons ATGTCGTTGACCAACACAAAGACGGGCTTTTCGGTGAAGGACATTTTGGACCTCCCTGACACGAACGATGAGGAAGGATCTATCACTGGCACTGAGGAGGATACAGAGGGCTCGGAGTCGACTAAAACACCTGGAGTGCTGGTGCAAAGCCCGATAGAGAATGTCCAAAACCTgcctttaaagaaccctttttacGATAACACTGACAATCCATACACCAGGTGGCTTGCAACTACTGACACCATTCAATACTCAT TGCACGGTCTATCTGCAACCTCTCAGGACTCGTCCGCTAAATCTCCCGAGCCGTCGGCAGACGAGTCACCCGACAACGACAAGGAAACTTCGAGCAGCGGCAGCGACTCCGGTAAGAAGCGCAAGCGGCGAGTGCTGTTCTCCAAAGCGCAGACGTACGAGCTGGAGCGGCGTTTCCGACAGCAGCGCTACCTCTCAGCCCCCGAGCGGGAGCACCTGGCCAGCCTGATCCGTCTCACGCCCACTCAAGTGAAGATCTGGTTTCAGAACCATCGCTACAAGATGAAGCGAGCCCGCGCGGAGAAAGGTATGGAAGTGAGCCACCTTCCTTCCCCGCGGCGCGTGGCCGTGCCCGTGTTAGTCAGGGACGGCAAACCGTGTCACGCGCTAAAAACTCAGGACCTGGCGGCCACGTTTCAGGCGGGCATCCCGTTCTCCGCCTACAGCGCGCAGTCTCTGCAGCACATGCAGTATAACGCGCATTACAGCGCCGCCGCCACGCCGCACTTCCCCACGGCGCACTTGGTGCAAACGCAACAGTGGACCTGGTGA